A window from Malania oleifera isolate guangnan ecotype guangnan chromosome 7, ASM2987363v1, whole genome shotgun sequence encodes these proteins:
- the LOC131160272 gene encoding pentatricopeptide repeat-containing protein At1g02060, chloroplastic, which yields MAAIHKSQTGSLAGSRKLFFTSIFKFSSCALPHLHSVLRYSSISLHVFWMTLLPRCCSTLCTKKMDDGDDDADEICQNLKPKSPTNTKMAGTMARLINGTPWSGDLESSLSSLSPSLSKTTVLQTLKLIRAPNKALSFFKWVHLNGFTHNDQSYFIMLEILGRSRNLNAARNLLFSIERSSGGAVKLEDRFFNILIRSYGRAGLFQESIKVFMAMKEIGVSPSVITFNCLFSILLKRGRTNMAKNVYDEMLRTYGVTPDTYTFNILIRGFCINSMVDEGFHFFKEMSRYKCEPDVVTYNTLIDGLCRDGKVRIAHNLLKGMCKKCSNVSPNVVSYTTLVRGYCMKQDIGKALNVFEEMVSRGLKPNRITYNTLLQGLCEAQNLDKIKEILEGTMGGGEFVPDTCTFNTLMNAHCNVGKLDEALKMFEKMLDLHIQPDSATYSVLIRNLCQRGDFERAEELFDELSKKQILLSDIGCKPLVAAYNPIFEYLCRNGKTKKAETVFRQLMKRGTQDPPSYKTLIMGHCREGTFEAGYELLVLMLRRDFLPDVEIYESLIVGLLQMNEPLLAYGTLEKMLKSSHLPKTSIFHFILAELLKKGCARESSSFVKLMIERKIRQNINLSTDTVVLLFKSGQWDKAYQTVGLLYDNGYSVKMEELIAFLCQHEKWLQSREMLLFSLEKHQSVDIVKCNTVIHGLCKIHKLSEAFSLYYELVEKGINQQLGCQEELRTMLESQGRLKEAEFIAIRTLKW from the coding sequence ATGGCTGCAATTCATAAGTCGCAGACTGGATCACTAGCTGGATCCAGGAAGCTATTCTTCACTTCCATCTTCAAATTCAGCTCTTGCGCCCTTCCCCATCTGCACTCGGTGCTCAGGTACTCTTCCATTTCTCTTCACGTCTTTTGGATGACTCTCCTACCCAGGTGCTGTTCCACTCTGTGCACCAAGAAAATGGACGATGGCGATGACGACGCCGACGAAATTTGCCAGAATCTGAAACCCAAATCACCCACAAACACCAAAATGGCTGGAACCATGGCTCGCCTCATCAACGGCACACCATGGTCAGGCGACCTCGagtcctctctctcctccctctctccctctctctctaaaaccaccGTTCTCCAAACTCTCAAGCTCATCAGAGCACCAAATAAAGCCCTGAGCTTTTTCAAGTGGGTTCACCTTAATGGGTTCACTCACAATGACCAATCTTACTTCATCATGTTAGAAATTCTCGGCCGCAGCCGTAATCTAAATGCTGCCCGGAACCTCCTCTTCTCGATTGAGAGGAGCTCCGGCGGCGCCGTTAAGCTTGAGGATCGGTTCTTCAATATTTTGATTAGGAGTTACGGCCGTGCCGGGCTGTTTCAAGAATCAATTAAGGTGTTTATGGCAATGAAGGAGATTGGGGTGTCGCCATCTGTTATTACATTTAACTGTCTTTTCTCTATTTTGCTCAAACGGGGTCGGACCAATATGGCAAAGAATGTGTATGATGAAATGCTTAGGACGTATGGGGTTACTCCGGATActtacacatttaatatattgataAGAGGGTTTTGTATTAATTCGATGGTTGATGAAGGATTTCATTTTTTTAAGGAAATGTCACGATATAAATGTGAGCCGGATGTAGTTACCTATAATACGCTGATAGATGGTTTGTGTAGGGATGGAAAGGTTAGAATAGCACACAATTTGTTGAAAGGTATGTGCAAGAAATGCTCAAATGTAAGTCCTAATGTTGTTTCCTATACTACTTTGGTTAGAGGGTATTGCATGAAACAAGATATCGGTAAGGCTTTGAATGTGTTTGAGGAGATGGTTAGCAGAGGGCTGAAACCGAATAGAATTACTTACAACACTCTTCTTCAGGGCCTTTGTGAAGCACAGAATCTTGATAAGATCAAAGAGATTTTGGAGGGAACGATGGGTGGTGGAGAATTTGTTCCTGATACGTGTACCTTCAACACACTAATGAATGCCCATTGTAATGTGGGGAAGTTGGATGAGGCATTGAAGATGTTTGAAAAGATGTTGGACTTGCACATTCAACCTGATTCGGCTACATACAGTGTTTTGATTCGGAATTTGTGCCAAAGGGGGGATTTTGAGAGAGCAGAGGAGTTGTTTGATGAGCTTTCGAAGAAGCAGATCCTACTATCTGACATTGGGTGTAAACCTCTTGTCGCAGCATACAACCCAATATTTGAGTATCTGTGTAGAAATGGGAAGACCAAGAAGGCAGAGACAGTGTTCAGGCAGCTAATGAAAAGAGGGACCCAGGATCCTCCATCTTACAAAACCTTGATAATGGGACACTGCAGGGAAGGTACATTTGAAGCTGGGTATGAACTCTTGGTCTTAATGTTAAGAAGAGACTTTTTGCCTGATGTTGAGATCTATGAATCTCTGATTGTGGGCCTCTTGCAAATGAATGAACCTTTGCTTGCCTATGGTACTCTAGAGAAGATGCTGAAGAGCTCTCATCTCCCCAAAACATCTATATTCCATTTTATACTCGCTGAGCTTTTAAAGAAGGGCTGTGCCCGTGAATCATCCAGCTTTGTAAAGTTAATGATAGAGAGAAAAATCAGGCAAAACATCAATCTTTCAACAGATACTGTAGTGCTACTCTTTAAGAGTGGTCAATGGGATAAGGCATATCAGACTGTTGGGTTGCTTTATGATAATGGTTATTCAGTTAAAATGGAAGAATTGATTGCATTTCTTTGTCAGCATGAAAAGTGGTTACAATCACGTGAGATGTTGCTCTTTAGTTTGGAGAAGCATCAAAGTGTTGATATTGTTAAGTGCAACACTGTTATACATGGCCTCTGTAAAATCCATAAACTATCAGAAGCATTCAGTCTGTACTATGAATTGGTGGAGAAGGGAATCAACCAACAGTTGGGTTGCCAGGAAGAGTTGAGAACTATGCTAGAGTCACAGGGGAGGTTGAAAGAAGCTGAATTTATAGCTATAAGGACTCTAAAATGGTAA
- the LOC131160273 gene encoding patellin-4-like, producing MTVEIKAQETQIADVVISQSEPAKVEEETKEVVCKNAEEKKVDEPQHKAVERSHSFKEESYFFSDLKEPERKALVELKSKLEEAILGNSLFSKEEKKTNEESLDEGEGGIKSEKQDELNSEGDGKEETAEEGAEEKKPNEQSEETAVVVKTIEDGKEKKCDVDVKEKKSDVEVEEKSFAEVDRDISLWGVPLLPSKGTEGTDVILLKFLRAREFKVNEAFEMLKKTLQWRKDFKINSVLDEDLGADLVSSGYMSGSDHEGHPVCYNVYGVFDNEQLYKKAFGTDEQRLRFLRWRLQFMEKGIQNLNLKPGGVCSLLQINDLKNSPGLSRKELRITLKQLLGLLQDNYPEFVARNVFINVPFWYYALHSLFSPFLAQRTKSKFVFARPSKVTKTLLKYIPATEIPVQYGGFKRENDSEFSIEDGGVLGLAVKAGSDQTIEIPAPEAGTTLIWDLTVLGWEVNYKEEFVPANEESYTIIVQKSKKMGSHEAPVRNTFRNDEPGKVVITIHNGSIEKKRILYRYKIKRSL from the exons ATGACTGTTGAGATTAAAGCCCAAGAAACCCAAATTGCTGATGTTGTAATTTCTCAATCAGAGCCTGCAAAGGTTGAGGAAGAGACCAAGGAAGTTGTTTGCAAAAATGCCGAAGAGAAGAAGGTGGATGAGCCCCAACACAAAGCGGTTGAGAGGAGTCATTCTTTCAAGGAGGAGAGCTACTTTTTCTCAGATCTGAAGGAGCCTGAGAGGAAGGCTTTGGTTGAGCTGAAATCCAAACTAGAAGAAGCGATCCTTGGTAATAGTCTGTTTAGCAAAGAGGAGAAGAAAACAAATGAAGAATCATTGGATGAAGGTGAAGGGGGCATCAAATCTGAAAAGCAGGATGAATTGAATTCTGAAGGAGATGGCAAGGAGGAAACAGCAGAAGAAGGTGCAGAAGAAAAGAAACCCAATGAGCAATCTGAAGAAACAGCCGTTGTGGTTAAAACCATAGAAGATGGGAAAGAGAAGAAGTGTGATGTAGATGTGAAAGAGAAGAAGTCAGATGTAGAGGTGGAAGAGAAGAGCTTTGCTGAAGTTGACAGGGATATATCCCTCTGGGGTGTACCCTTATTGCCTAGTAAGGGCACGGAGGGCACCGATGTTATCCTCCTCAAGTTCCTGAGAGCTAGAGAATTCAAGGTCAATGAGGCCTTTGAGATGCTAAAAAAGACCCTGCAATGGAGGAAGGACTTTAAAATCAATTCAGTCTTAGATGAGGACTTGGGTGCTGATCTTGTCTCCAGCGGTTACATGTCCGGTTCCGATCATGAAGGCCACCCTGTTTGCTACAATGTCTATGGGGTGTTTGATAATGAACAGCTTTATAAGAAGGCATTCGGGACTGATGAACAGCGCTTGAGGTTCTTGAGATGGAGGTTGCAGTTCATGGAGAAGGGAATACAGAACCTCAATCTCAAACCTGGTGGTGTCTGTTCATTGCTCCAAATCAATGATCTCAAGAATTCCCCTGGACTGTCAAGAAAGGAGCTCCGCATCACCCTGAAGCAACTTCTTGGGCTTCTCCAAGACAATTATCCTGAGTTTGTTGCcagaaat GTATTCATTAATGTTCCATTCTGGTATTATGCATTGCATTCTCTCTTTTCTCCTTTCTTAGCCCAAAGAACCAAGAGCAAATTTGTGTTTGCTCGCCCATCCAAGGTCACCAAAACCTTGCTGAA GTACATTCCAGCCACTGAAATTCCTGTGCAGTATGGTGGGTTCAAGCGGGAGAATGATTCGGAGTTCTCCATTGAAGACGGTGGGGTATTGGGACTTGCTGTCAAGGCAGGATCAGACCAAACAATCGAGATACCTGCACCCGAG GCTGGAACCACACTCATTTGGGATCTCACTGTCTTGGGTTGGGAAGTGAATTACAAGGAGGAATTTGTACCGGCCAATGAGGAATCTTATACCATCATTGTTCAGAAGTCGAAGAAGATGGGCTCGCATGAAGCACCCGTTCGCAACACTTTCAGGAACGATGAGCCTGGAAAAGTTGTCATTACTATACATAATGGGTCAATCGAGAAGAAGAGGATCCTGTATCGGTACAAGATCAAGAGGAGCCTTTGA
- the LOC131160274 gene encoding superoxide dismutase [Fe], chloroplastic isoform X1: protein MHMDMVATASPAPSLTCALLPFRGSRGVPGPVHCWQWRRKPKQCLRKAGPAIVTAKFELKPPPYPLNALEPHMSQETLEYHWGKHHRGYVDNLNKQIVGTELDEKPLEDIVIASYNKGNLLPAFNNAAQVWNHDFFWESMKPSGGGKPSGDLLKLIERDFGSFESFVKEFKSAASTQFGSGWAWLVYKANRLDVENATNPHPSEEDKKLVIVKSPNAVNPLLWDYSPILTIDVWEHAYYLDFQNRRADYISVFMEKLVSWEAVSSRLEIAKARAARREREEEERRKREEEADPVIIGKPYETYVKAENYDSEAE, encoded by the exons ATGCATATGGATATGGTGGCGACTGCTTCGCCTGCTCCTTCGCTAACCTGCGCGCTTCTTCCCTTCCGAG GGTCTCGTGGAGTTCCAGGACCAGTTCATTGCTGGCAATGGAGGAGAAAGCCG AAACAATGTTTAAGAAAAGCTGGTCCTGCTATAGTGACTGCAAAATTTGAGTTGAAACCACCCCCATATCCACTG AATGCTTTGGAGCCACATATGAGTCAGGAAACACTAGAGTACCACTGGGGAAAACACCATAGAGGTTATGTGGACAACTTGAACAAGCAAATAGTAGGAACGGAGTTAGATGAAAAGCCATTGGAAGACATAGTTATTGCTTCATACAACAAGGGCAATCTACTTCCAGCATTCAACAATGCTGCACAG GTCTGGAACCATGATTTCTTTTGGGAATCAATGAAACCAAGTGGTGGCGGAAAACCATCTGGAGATCTTCTGAAATTGATTGAAAGAGACTTTGGTTCTTTTGAAAGTTTTGTCAAGGAGTTCAAGTCAGCTGCATCCACGCAGTTTGGTTCTGGTTGGGCCTGGCTTGTCT ACAAAGCAAATAGACTTGATGTAGAAAATGCTACCAATCCTCATCCATCAGAGGAAGATAAAAAGCTTGTAATTGTGAAGAGTCCCAACGCTGTAAACCCTCTTCTTTGGGATTACTCT CCGATCCTGACTATTGATGTTTGGGAG CATGCTTACTACCTTGACTTTCAG AACCGGCGTGCTGATTACATATCAGTCTTCATGGAGAAGCTTGTATCATGGGAAGCAGTGAGTTCTAGACTTGAAATTGCGAAGGCTCGAGCTGCAcggagagaaagagaagaagaagaaaggagaaaaaGAGAGGAAGAGGCCGATCCAGTCATAATAGGTAAACCTTATGAGACGTATGTGAAGGCTGAAAATTATGATTCAGAGGCTGAATAA
- the LOC131160274 gene encoding superoxide dismutase [Fe], chloroplastic isoform X2, which translates to MEEKAVWLQKQCLRKAGPAIVTAKFELKPPPYPLNALEPHMSQETLEYHWGKHHRGYVDNLNKQIVGTELDEKPLEDIVIASYNKGNLLPAFNNAAQVWNHDFFWESMKPSGGGKPSGDLLKLIERDFGSFESFVKEFKSAASTQFGSGWAWLVYKANRLDVENATNPHPSEEDKKLVIVKSPNAVNPLLWDYSPILTIDVWEHAYYLDFQNRRADYISVFMEKLVSWEAVSSRLEIAKARAARREREEEERRKREEEADPVIIGKPYETYVKAENYDSEAE; encoded by the exons ATGGAGGAGAAAGCCG TTTGGTTGCAGAAACAATGTTTAAGAAAAGCTGGTCCTGCTATAGTGACTGCAAAATTTGAGTTGAAACCACCCCCATATCCACTG AATGCTTTGGAGCCACATATGAGTCAGGAAACACTAGAGTACCACTGGGGAAAACACCATAGAGGTTATGTGGACAACTTGAACAAGCAAATAGTAGGAACGGAGTTAGATGAAAAGCCATTGGAAGACATAGTTATTGCTTCATACAACAAGGGCAATCTACTTCCAGCATTCAACAATGCTGCACAG GTCTGGAACCATGATTTCTTTTGGGAATCAATGAAACCAAGTGGTGGCGGAAAACCATCTGGAGATCTTCTGAAATTGATTGAAAGAGACTTTGGTTCTTTTGAAAGTTTTGTCAAGGAGTTCAAGTCAGCTGCATCCACGCAGTTTGGTTCTGGTTGGGCCTGGCTTGTCT ACAAAGCAAATAGACTTGATGTAGAAAATGCTACCAATCCTCATCCATCAGAGGAAGATAAAAAGCTTGTAATTGTGAAGAGTCCCAACGCTGTAAACCCTCTTCTTTGGGATTACTCT CCGATCCTGACTATTGATGTTTGGGAG CATGCTTACTACCTTGACTTTCAG AACCGGCGTGCTGATTACATATCAGTCTTCATGGAGAAGCTTGTATCATGGGAAGCAGTGAGTTCTAGACTTGAAATTGCGAAGGCTCGAGCTGCAcggagagaaagagaagaagaagaaaggagaaaaaGAGAGGAAGAGGCCGATCCAGTCATAATAGGTAAACCTTATGAGACGTATGTGAAGGCTGAAAATTATGATTCAGAGGCTGAATAA
- the LOC131160274 gene encoding superoxide dismutase [Fe], chloroplastic isoform X4, with amino-acid sequence MHMDMVATASPAPSLTCALLPFRGSRGVPGPVHCWQWRRKPKQCLRKAGPAIVTAKFELKPPPYPLNALEPHMSQETLEYHWGKHHRGYVDNLNKQIVGTELDEKPLEDIVIASYNKGNLLPAFNNAAQVWNHDFFWESMKPSGGGKPSGDLLKLIERDFGSFESFVKEFKSAASTQFGSGWAWLVYKANRLDVENATNPHPSEEDKKLVIVKSPNAVNPLLWDYSVIFVSYDRTGVLITYQSSWRSLYHGKQ; translated from the exons ATGCATATGGATATGGTGGCGACTGCTTCGCCTGCTCCTTCGCTAACCTGCGCGCTTCTTCCCTTCCGAG GGTCTCGTGGAGTTCCAGGACCAGTTCATTGCTGGCAATGGAGGAGAAAGCCG AAACAATGTTTAAGAAAAGCTGGTCCTGCTATAGTGACTGCAAAATTTGAGTTGAAACCACCCCCATATCCACTG AATGCTTTGGAGCCACATATGAGTCAGGAAACACTAGAGTACCACTGGGGAAAACACCATAGAGGTTATGTGGACAACTTGAACAAGCAAATAGTAGGAACGGAGTTAGATGAAAAGCCATTGGAAGACATAGTTATTGCTTCATACAACAAGGGCAATCTACTTCCAGCATTCAACAATGCTGCACAG GTCTGGAACCATGATTTCTTTTGGGAATCAATGAAACCAAGTGGTGGCGGAAAACCATCTGGAGATCTTCTGAAATTGATTGAAAGAGACTTTGGTTCTTTTGAAAGTTTTGTCAAGGAGTTCAAGTCAGCTGCATCCACGCAGTTTGGTTCTGGTTGGGCCTGGCTTGTCT ACAAAGCAAATAGACTTGATGTAGAAAATGCTACCAATCCTCATCCATCAGAGGAAGATAAAAAGCTTGTAATTGTGAAGAGTCCCAACGCTGTAAACCCTCTTCTTTGGGATTACTCTGTGA TCTTTGTTTCTTATGACAGAACCGGCGTGCTGATTACATATCAGTCTTCATGGAGAAGCTTGTATCATGGGAAGCAGTGA
- the LOC131160274 gene encoding superoxide dismutase [Fe], chloroplastic isoform X3, translating into MHMDMVATASPAPSLTCALLPFRGSRGVPGPVHCWQWRRKPKQCLRKAGPAIVTAKFELKPPPYPLNALEPHMSQETLEYHWGKHHRGYVDNLNKQIVGTELDEKPLEDIVIASYNKGNLLPAFNNAAQVWNHDFFWESMKPSGGGKPSGDLLKLIERDFGSFESFVKEFKSAASTQFGSGWAWLVYKANRLDVENATNPHPSEEDKKLVIVKSPNAVNPLLWDYSLYYNNGIVFVSYDRTGVLITYQSSWRSLYHGKQ; encoded by the exons ATGCATATGGATATGGTGGCGACTGCTTCGCCTGCTCCTTCGCTAACCTGCGCGCTTCTTCCCTTCCGAG GGTCTCGTGGAGTTCCAGGACCAGTTCATTGCTGGCAATGGAGGAGAAAGCCG AAACAATGTTTAAGAAAAGCTGGTCCTGCTATAGTGACTGCAAAATTTGAGTTGAAACCACCCCCATATCCACTG AATGCTTTGGAGCCACATATGAGTCAGGAAACACTAGAGTACCACTGGGGAAAACACCATAGAGGTTATGTGGACAACTTGAACAAGCAAATAGTAGGAACGGAGTTAGATGAAAAGCCATTGGAAGACATAGTTATTGCTTCATACAACAAGGGCAATCTACTTCCAGCATTCAACAATGCTGCACAG GTCTGGAACCATGATTTCTTTTGGGAATCAATGAAACCAAGTGGTGGCGGAAAACCATCTGGAGATCTTCTGAAATTGATTGAAAGAGACTTTGGTTCTTTTGAAAGTTTTGTCAAGGAGTTCAAGTCAGCTGCATCCACGCAGTTTGGTTCTGGTTGGGCCTGGCTTGTCT ACAAAGCAAATAGACTTGATGTAGAAAATGCTACCAATCCTCATCCATCAGAGGAAGATAAAAAGCTTGTAATTGTGAAGAGTCCCAACGCTGTAAACCCTCTTCTTTGGGATTACTCT CTATACTATAACAATGGCATAGTCTTTGTTTCTTATGACAGAACCGGCGTGCTGATTACATATCAGTCTTCATGGAGAAGCTTGTATCATGGGAAGCAGTGA